A region of Terriglobales bacterium DNA encodes the following proteins:
- a CDS encoding abhydrolase domain-containing 18 — translation QLEKLEKMARTGKLKPAKFLRFTSPVRTPYAENDIVNARWFPAFDREGRPSKKAVIVLPQWNADAFSHNALCAVMNRYGVSALRLSKPYHDIRRPAEIERSDYAVSANIGRTLDSCRQGVIDIRCCLDWLESQGCERFGILGTSLGSCYAFIASAHDARLEVNAFNHASTYFGDVVWTGQSTRHIRAALEDVMDMERLRELWLAISPIAYMRKFAAHRKKVLVIYAKYDLTFLRDLSEEVVRLFRENEIDFKAVALPCGHYTVGEIPFKFFDGWHLGWFIYSAFKQLGA, via the coding sequence GCAGCTCGAAAAGCTGGAAAAGATGGCGCGAACCGGCAAGCTGAAGCCGGCGAAGTTCTTGCGCTTCACTTCCCCGGTGCGAACTCCGTATGCGGAGAATGACATCGTAAACGCGCGCTGGTTTCCTGCATTCGATCGCGAGGGCCGACCGAGCAAGAAAGCTGTGATCGTCCTCCCACAGTGGAATGCGGATGCATTCAGCCACAACGCGCTCTGCGCGGTGATGAACCGTTATGGAGTCTCGGCGCTGCGCCTGAGTAAGCCTTATCACGATATTCGCCGTCCGGCGGAGATCGAACGCAGTGATTATGCGGTTTCTGCAAATATTGGAAGAACGCTCGATTCCTGCCGTCAGGGCGTGATCGACATTCGCTGTTGTCTCGACTGGCTCGAGTCGCAGGGGTGTGAACGATTTGGCATTCTGGGAACGAGCCTGGGATCTTGCTACGCGTTTATCGCCAGCGCGCATGATGCGCGTCTCGAAGTAAACGCCTTCAATCACGCTTCCACTTACTTCGGCGATGTGGTCTGGACGGGGCAGTCGACCCGTCATATCCGCGCTGCGCTTGAAGACGTGATGGACATGGAGCGTCTGCGGGAATTATGGCTGGCCATCAGCCCAATCGCCTACATGCGCAAGTTCGCTGCCCATCGCAAGAAGGTTCTCGTCATTTACGCCAAATACGATCTCACGTTCTTGCGCGATCTCTCTGAAGAAGTCGTGCGGCTGTTCCGGGAAAATGAGATCGACTTCAAAGCAGTCGCTCTACCCTGCGGGCACTATACGGTCGGCGAGATCCCTTTCAAATTCTTTGATGGCTGGCATCTGGGCTGGTTTATATACTCGGCATTCAAGCAATTGGGCGCCTGA